The window AAACTTCAGCGATCGGCGAGAGCAGTTGCATCCCCGGTTCGGAGGAAAGATCGGCGAACGTTTTGCCATCGTGATGTTCCGCGGCTGCATCCATGTAGCCCTTCACCTGTTCCGGAAGGCGCCCGCGCATTTCAGTTTGATACCGATACCGCGCTGCCGAGAGACGGCTGAAGTCCGCCATCCGCCCGTCGATCAAGCGCTGCTTTATTGGAATCGACGCGAGTTGGCGTTCGAGCTTGCCAAGCCAGCGTTCGGCCTCGGTGTATGCATCAGAAACATCGATCTTCAGATGGCGTGCGAGTCCCTCCGCAAGACGCTGCTTGGTGAACGGGTCGTAGAGCGCCTCCTGCGCAATCGTGCGCGCCTGTGTGAGATTGGGAAGCAGTCCGTTTTCCTGAAGCGCGTCGTAGCAGACCATGTGTTCGCCTGCATGAAAATCGACAAGAAAACGTTGCAGCGTTTCCTGGGCGGAACTGCTGCTGCCCTGCGCGGTGGAGTGCTGGAGAACCAATGATTCCACCGCATGCATCTGGTCGGTGGCTCGGCTGGCCCGCGCGAGCAGATCCTTCACGGTCTGCCGCATTTCTTCGGGGCCGAGACGATTCGGGTCAAGTGATCCTGCATTGAGAAGATCGCGGCACAACGAGCGCAGGGTTGCGGCGAAATCTTTTAGTTCCGCTGGCCGGTTTTCGGCGAGATCGCGCAGCAGGCGCAAGAGCTGTCGAAGCGCAGGCGCAATGAGAACGTAATGCTCATCAAGGCTGACGCGGCGTGGCTCAAGCCAGCGCACCTCAATCAGTTTGTTGAAGAACTGGCTCGCACGCTGATTCAAATCGCGAAATTGCCCGCCCTCGTCTTCATCGAGCTGGACATTCGGATGCTGCACGAGGACATCGCGAATCAGCACGCGGGCTTCGTGGTGCGGCACCTGTCCGCCTTCGTCGGCGGCCTCGGTCAGGCGATCCGCGCAATCGACGTACACGGCAGCGGATGAGCGGGCGAGCGGACGGAAGAATCCGCCATCCAGCAATGGCGCGAGCCGCATTCCGAGCGAGCGTGACGCATCTTTAATCATTCAACGCAAAGGTTTTCACGATGCGCAGTGTGGCGGGACGGAAGGGCTTTGAAAAGCCTGCGGACAACCAGCGGGTTGGTTCCCTTCTTCTCCACTCGGACTGGAGGAGAGGGTCGGGGAGAGGAGGAGCGTTTGAACCTGGGAACAACGTCACGCTGTAGAACGAATCAGCGCACCCTCTCCCCCAGCCCCTCTCCCGCTCCTGCGTCGCAGGCGAGGGGAGAAAATCAGTCTGAAAACGAGCGTCCTGATTTGCGTGTAAAGCCCCCTTCAACTCCCTCTCTTCCGCTCCGAGCGGAGGAGAGGGCGGGGGGAGAGGAGGAGCGTTTGAGCTTGGGAACGACGTGACGCGGTAGAACGAATCAGAGCACCCTTATAGCTGTTCCGAAAGTTATTCAATATCGGCGAGGAAGCCTTATCAGCTCGCCGCAGCCGATGTGAACAACTTTCGCGCCGGGAAATTTCCGAGTTGTGAACAAGATGGATTTTTTCTTCAACAGAAGCGCCACGCGCGGGCCGGGAAGACGAATCACCCCACCCATGTCGCTCGACGAATCG is drawn from Verrucomicrobiia bacterium and contains these coding sequences:
- a CDS encoding Wadjet anti-phage system protein JetA family protein — translated: MIKDASRSLGMRLAPLLDGGFFRPLARSSAAVYVDCADRLTEAADEGGQVPHHEARVLIRDVLVQHPNVQLDEDEGGQFRDLNQRASQFFNKLIEVRWLEPRRVSLDEHYVLIAPALRQLLRLLRDLAENRPAELKDFAATLRSLCRDLLNAGSLDPNRLGPEEMRQTVKDLLARASRATDQMHAVESLVLQHSTAQGSSSSAQETLQRFLVDFHAGEHMVCYDALQENGLLPNLTQARTIAQEALYDPFTKQRLAEGLARHLKIDVSDAYTEAERWLGKLERQLASIPIKQRLIDGRMADFSRLSAARYRYQTEMRGRLPEQVKGYMDAAAEHHDGKTFADLSSEPGMQLLSPIAEVFFGTDSLSRPRRLRPSINLGFEKSEASDGSAATNEIRRRNLNVLTPQRAARFVTRHLPEKGISISTEQLRVHLEDDLLDLLAVLAFDRGPANDSARIVRWRIHPMRAEFGTDPSRIPHDAEAGRLMERFTLERIS